In Candidatus Manganitrophus noduliformans, the genomic stretch CCGGCTACGAAAAGCTCTCCAGCGAAGAGAAATACCGGATTAGACAAGGCGCCTATCGGATTATTTATTCGATTGCAGATGAAAATCTCACTGTCGTCATTGTGAAAGTGGGACATCGACGCGAAGTCTACCGATAAGATCTCAACGATTCATTTTCAATCCGATAGCAAACGAGCCCTCCCCGGAGAATCAAGGATCTTTTTGTCCTAACACCACCCGCTCCACCTCTTTCCAAAGAAGATCCCTCCCCTCTTTACTTTCCGCCGAGGTCACGATGACGTCGGAAATCCCGAATGAAGCCTTCACCGCCTCGATCTGCTCCTTTCTCTGATTCCGCCCGATCTTGTCGGCTTTCGTCGCCGCATAAAGGGTCGGTACCTGAAAGTGGTCGAGCCACTTCTTCATCTCCTGATCGAGGAAGGCGGCCGGGTGGCGAAGGTCGATCAAGAGGACGATCCCTTTCAGCTGCTTCCGCTTCGTCAGATAGGTCTCGATCATCGGCCCCCACTGCATCCGCACCGACATCGGCGCCTTGGCGTAGCCATAGCCGGGGAGATCGACGAGAAAAAATTTCCGGTTGATCTTGAAGAAATGAATCAGCTGCGTCTTCCCCGGCGTGGAGGAGACATAGGCGATCTTCCGCCCCAGGAGAGAATTGATCAGCGACGACTTCCCGACATTCGATCGCCCGACGAAAGCGATCTCCGGAAGCGGCTCCTTGGGACAATCCTCGATCGCGGTACACCCTTTGATATATTCCACCGAAGTCAATTTCATGAATCCGATGCTGCATGAAACGGCAGCAAAAAGCAAGCACGTTCCTCTCCCCTCTTCCTCCCCCCTTTGCATCGGCTCGAACGAAGCCGTTATAATCATAATCAGATATTGATCAGCGTGAGGATTCCAGCCATGAAAATAAAACTCTGCCCGGGCCAACCCTACCCCCTGGGGGCCACCTGGGACGGCGAAGGGACCAACTTCGCCCTTTTTTCCGAAAACGCCACCGCCGTCGAGCTCATCCTGTATGACGAAGTCTACGCGAAGAAAGCCGCCGCCGTGATCCGCCTGCGCGAGCAGACCGATCAGGTCTGGCACGGCTATCTCCCCGGCATCGGCCCGGGACAGCTCTACGGATACCGCGTCTACGGACCCTACCAGCCGGAGCAGGGACACCGGTTCAATCCGGCCAAGCTCCTGATCGATCCCTATGCCAAGGCGATCTCCGGGAACATCCAATGGAGCGATCTCCTCTTCCCCTATCCGCTGGGAAACCCCGACCAAGACCTGAAAAAAGACGATCGGAACGACGGGGCTTCCGTCCCGAAAAGCGTTGTGATCGACACCGCTTTCGATTGGGGCGACGACCGCCTGCTTCGGACCCCGTGGCATAAAACGATTATCTACGAAGTCCACGTCAAAGGGTTCACGGCGCAGCATCCGGAAATCGACGAGCGGATTCGGGGAACCTATGCCGGGTTCGCCTCGGAACCGGCGATCCGTTATCTCAAAGAGCTCGGGATCACGGCGGTGGAGCTGTTGCCGGTCCATCATCATGTCGATGATATGTATCTGATCGAAAAAGGGCTCTCGAATTACTGGGGATACAACAGCATCGGCTTCTTCGCCCCCGACGTCCGCTACGCCGCCTCGAACGAGCGGGGAAGCCAGGTCGGGGAATTCAAGCGGATGGTGAAAGCGCTGCACGCCGCCGGAATCGAAGTGATCCTCGACGTCGTCTACAATCACACGGCGGAGGGAAACCATCTCGGCCCGACCCTCTCCTTCCGCGGCATCGACAACCTCGCCTACTATAAAACCGTCCCCGACCAGCCGCGCTACTACATGGACTACACCGGGACCGGAAACAGCATGAACATGAATCACCCCCGGACATTGCAGCTGATCATGGACTCGCTCCGCTACTTCGTCAACGAGATGCATGTCGACGGATTCCGTTTCGATCTCGCCTCTACGCTCGCGCGGGAGCTGCACGACGTCGATCGGCTCGCGGCCTTCTTCGACATCATCCATCAAGACCCGGTCCTCTCCCAGGTCAAGCTGATCGCCGAGCCGTGGGACGTCGGCGAGGGGGGCTACCAGGTCGGCAACTTCCCGGTCCTCTGGACCGAGTGGAACGGGAAGTACCGCGACGCCGTCCGGCGCTACTGGCGGGGCGACGACAGCCATATCTCCGAGATGGGGTGGCGGCTCGCTGGATCGGGCGATCTCTATCAACACAACGGGCGGCGGCCGTATGCCAGCATCAACTTCATCACCGCGCACGACGGCTTTACGCTGAACGACCTGGTCAGCTACAACGAGAAACACAACATCGCCAACGGAGAGGAGAACCGGGACGGGATCAACGAAAACGACAGCTGGAATTGCGGGGCGGAGGGGCCGACCGACGATCCGGGGATTGTCGCGCTGCGGGAGCAGCAGAAGCGGAACTTTCTGGCGACCCTCTTCCTCTCCCAGGGGGTCCCGATGCTCCTCGGCGGCGACGAAGTCAGCCGGACCCAACAGGGAAACAACAACACCTACTGCCAGGACAACCCCCTCTCCTGGCACCATTGGGAGTGGAGCGGCCGCCAGCGGGACCTCCTGGTATTCACGAAAAAGCTGATCCGCCTCCGGCATGAGCACCCGATCTTCCGCCGAAGGAAATATTTCTCCGGGCGGAAGATCCACGGCGCCGGCGTCAAAGACATCTCCTGGTTCCGGCCCGACGGAGAAGAGATGACCGAAAACGAATGGAATACCTTTTTTGTAAAAGTCTTGGGGCTTCGGCTGATCGGGGAGGAGCTGGATGAAACCGACCGGCACGGCGATCCGATCCGCGACGACGCCTTTCTCATTTTGATGAACGCCCATCACGAGCCGATTGAATTTACCCTCCCGAAAGAGCCGGCCCCCCAGATCTGGGAGATTTGCATCGACACCGCCGCCCCCGATCGGGAGCCGGAGCGTTTCAAAAGCGGCGAATCTTTTTCCCTTCCGGGACGGGCGTTGGTGTTGTTCAGACAGGCGGGTTTGTAGGGCGATTCGGATGACACTGTAGAGACGTCCCGGCGGGACGTCTCTACGACTCTTTCGGCGGCGGAAGACCGTCGGCCGTCTTGCTCTCCACCATGGCGCGGAACACCTCGGCCACGCTCCAGGCCTGTGCGATGCAGCCGCGGCCGGTATGGGGGGGCTCGGCGTCGAAGATCTCGCTGATCGTACCGATCCCGTTGTCGTAGAGGTGAGACTCGAACCCCTTCAGGAGCGCCTCCGCCCGCGGCCCGTCGCCGTGAACCTTCCGCCAGGCGTCGAAGAAGGGGCCGATCAGCCAGGCCCAGACCGTTCCCTGATGATAGGCGGCGTCCCGCGCACGAAGATCGC encodes the following:
- a CDS encoding type II toxin-antitoxin system RelE/ParE family toxin, which codes for MANYKILIKPSAVKEIEALPKKDRQRIIRRIRFLSNDPRPSGYEKLSSEEKYRIRQGAYRIIYSIADENLTVVIVKVGHRREVYR
- the yihA gene encoding ribosome biogenesis GTP-binding protein YihA/YsxC, whose protein sequence is MKLTSVEYIKGCTAIEDCPKEPLPEIAFVGRSNVGKSSLINSLLGRKIAYVSSTPGKTQLIHFFKINRKFFLVDLPGYGYAKAPMSVRMQWGPMIETYLTKRKQLKGIVLLIDLRHPAAFLDQEMKKWLDHFQVPTLYAATKADKIGRNQRKEQIEAVKASFGISDVIVTSAESKEGRDLLWKEVERVVLGQKDP
- the glgX gene encoding glycogen debranching protein GlgX; amino-acid sequence: MKIKLCPGQPYPLGATWDGEGTNFALFSENATAVELILYDEVYAKKAAAVIRLREQTDQVWHGYLPGIGPGQLYGYRVYGPYQPEQGHRFNPAKLLIDPYAKAISGNIQWSDLLFPYPLGNPDQDLKKDDRNDGASVPKSVVIDTAFDWGDDRLLRTPWHKTIIYEVHVKGFTAQHPEIDERIRGTYAGFASEPAIRYLKELGITAVELLPVHHHVDDMYLIEKGLSNYWGYNSIGFFAPDVRYAASNERGSQVGEFKRMVKALHAAGIEVILDVVYNHTAEGNHLGPTLSFRGIDNLAYYKTVPDQPRYYMDYTGTGNSMNMNHPRTLQLIMDSLRYFVNEMHVDGFRFDLASTLARELHDVDRLAAFFDIIHQDPVLSQVKLIAEPWDVGEGGYQVGNFPVLWTEWNGKYRDAVRRYWRGDDSHISEMGWRLAGSGDLYQHNGRRPYASINFITAHDGFTLNDLVSYNEKHNIANGEENRDGINENDSWNCGAEGPTDDPGIVALREQQKRNFLATLFLSQGVPMLLGGDEVSRTQQGNNNTYCQDNPLSWHHWEWSGRQRDLLVFTKKLIRLRHEHPIFRRRKYFSGRKIHGAGVKDISWFRPDGEEMTENEWNTFFVKVLGLRLIGEELDETDRHGDPIRDDAFLILMNAHHEPIEFTLPKEPAPQIWEICIDTAAPDREPERFKSGESFSLPGRALVLFRQAGL